From one Nitrospirota bacterium genomic stretch:
- the nusB gene encoding transcription antitermination factor NusB — MKRRRARENAFQALFRLDFTDKVPDDTELQHLCEDKDSGVISFCMDIVSGTMRNLKEIDSVIKNVAEHWVIERMAVVDRNILRAAVYELLYRDDIPPKVTINEAIEIAKKYSTEESSSFINGILDKISKRR, encoded by the coding sequence ATGAAGAGACGCAGGGCAAGGGAAAATGCATTTCAGGCACTTTTTCGACTTGATTTTACAGACAAGGTGCCTGATGACACGGAACTCCAGCATCTATGCGAGGACAAGGATTCTGGGGTAATCAGCTTTTGCATGGACATCGTAAGCGGCACCATGAGAAACCTCAAAGAGATAGATTCGGTCATAAAGAATGTAGCAGAGCATTGGGTCATCGAAAGAATGGCAGTTGTGGACAGAAATATCCTCAGGGCCGCAGTGTATGAGCTTCTCTATAGAGATGACATCCCTCCAAAGGTTACGATAAACGAAGCCATCGAGATTGCCAAGAAGTACTCTACCGAAGAATCCTCCTCCTTCATAAATGGCATATTAGATAAAATCTCAAAAAGGAGGTAG